In Polyodon spathula isolate WHYD16114869_AA chromosome 11, ASM1765450v1, whole genome shotgun sequence, one genomic interval encodes:
- the LOC121322717 gene encoding uncharacterized protein LOC121322717 isoform X21, with amino-acid sequence MGTQGSGRKRIPNRERLTAEDDALNLIAREAESRLAAKRAARAEAREIRMKELERQQKEMSDDDERMSVGSRGSLRVEERPERDFAEKGSRSASTLSAATLASLGGSSSRRGSGDTSISADTEASIREIKDIHELKDQIQDVESRYMQGLKEMKDSLAEVEEKYRKAMVSNAQLDNEKSNFMFQVDTMKDSLMELEEQLAETRRELDEKVKEHERERHAHSVLKFQFNEMKENLRQSEELLAEIRQLKLKQESSVREVSDLQETIEWKDKKIGALERQKEYFDVIRTERDELRDEIVLLKDVIKKHGIVLGAELTSNGEVGDAVLDSTVHTDSVKRSASDSTPVLQTPRDGLIGKATAVEMKISLLADVGNKEILQSAGDKAEKQESWDDDAETQEGHVGEKAQENLAENEQSASMPDDDTLNDPGDVQQREQSDISSQTVEPDSTLGSNTLAWSSVDDGDDINENDIDEHSPVLELTYSVDDGSLEADSLIAEGEIMRERETEAINRGGEGGKEVVQVITGPDDEVEDETEQALSDKEAETTEKGNSDGQQSVQSAEEMRIEGGETKTQEESLDSNKEECATGSAVTEKVSDEENELAQDPIEKAVEANCIGEERVQKADDTHIEGKEIQEEGNVKQVIEEAEIKGLVKDDVFGDKNAQKAEHKIAQSPPEKSDENNCTGEEGVQTAEDTNIEGKETQEGSRTNLEGSTATEGEVKQAAETVEVKGLVKGEVLGERDAIYEQGAIDELVKEKEPGASTANEEKAEHEIAPGPTEKVVEANCTGEERVQTAEDTNIEGNETQKETIDRTNVKQVTEKVEAEGLAVDKVLDEEKVIPEQGEIDKLMENKEPGASTGSEEKVEHEIAQGPTEKVEEKVNHAGEDIVRSAEAIHTKGAQDENIDSTDIMEMTVTEGDVRQVTEKVGDESLVQLEKTGITGECQEELDSDVVKSKDASSCEAQTEHEEQEGVTMETKAEQIEEHEHESGEIEDSEKALQSIAIDEPETSCNDSTVMEEVTVGSNVQAGNEKKELVSLEPETKQEEEVLPRDTMTPTVVHHEPDSEDKGVSEEALQHRSEDEPEVSCESGTTNNNVERVTDENDSKENYGDMTASCVVQEDDQGEVSIPLEDKGGDIEEVKNEIGNSSQKDEGEGLKQDDLKKEDSEKKVQSQKTTEDQNEEDKLENETNLESHTAAEQSVEGIANVETVQENIMDRVIDQGTGDDVKEEPLFGGEGQKVISEDYIEMIEEETRTVNKELKGTESRNVGLAVVKDVVGSKRETVAQFEICVEKVGAELDHQDNLDEKIHPKNLETVGTVTEDSKPSENSELLPADKVASQSTVQVETLKDEKINQGLEPAVTVADNIKSECMFPNGSEQEKTDVSKETAETVIQQTTADLSGCAISEEMDIAEKKVDAFHLEKERESKDQQPQHEHQDEAQEVKQEEAVEEKSVEKVENIPDDIQEQEQVPAKEEKQDETQLTQKEVQEEKGETEKEEEKDNEEDEEGESFDFDDEVGQDLEESDQKVCLEDPLKQKQTQQQGAETNDSSPVTKTGSQDKEQRSEKGDADQLKTNDSESEKTGGEQNQKELEEVCSSGSQESVKESGERGQQGEDGTEQGNIGRGLEKELGESIKRRSMFEDSVGESVGQKPDSAQGKEDSNSGSTEDLGKQDAAKGSKKGKGKNKDECQIS; translated from the exons GCGGAGTCCCGTTTGGCTGCGAAGCGAGCTGCACGGGCGGAGGCACGGGAGATCAGAATGAAGGAGCTGGAGAGACAGCAGAAAGAG ATGTCCGATGATGATGAGCGAATGTCCGTGGGCAGCCGTGGCAGCCTGAGG GTTGAAGAAAGACCGGAGAGGGACTTTGCTGAAAAG GGATCCCGCAGCGCTTCCACCCTGTCAGCTGCTACTCTTGCCTCTTTGGGCGGGTCTTCCTCCCGGAGAGGAAGTGGAGACACCTCGATCTCAGCCGATACAGAAGCCTCAATCCGAGAGATTAAG GATATTCATGAGCTAAAGGACCAGATTCAGGATGTGGAGAGCAGATACATGCAGGGGCTCAAAGAAATGAAG GACTCCCTGGCCGAGGTCGAGGAGAAGTACAGGAAGGCCATGGTGTCCAACGCCCAGCTGGACAACGAGAAGTCCAACTTCATGTTCCAGGTGGACACCATGAAGGACTCTCTGATGGAGCTGGAGGAGCAGCTGGCCGAGACGAGGAGAGAGTTAGACGAGAAGGTCAAG GAACATGAAAGAGAACGACACGCCCACTCTGTGTTGAAATTCCAGTTTAACGAGATGAAAGAAAACCTTAGACAAAGTGAAGAATTGTTAGCT GAAATTCGGCAGCTGAAACTGAAGCAGGAGAGCTCTGTTAGAGAGGTTTCAGACTTGCAGGAAACCATCGAATGGAAGGATAAAAAGATAGGG GCGTTAGAGAGGCAGAAGGAATATTTTGATGTAATCCGGACTGAGCGTGATGAGCTCAGAGATGAGATTGTCCTGCTCAAGGATGTAATAAAG AAACATGGGATAGTTCTAGGCGCAGAGCTGACAAGCAATGGAGAAGTGGGCGACGCAGTTCTTGACAGCACAGTCCACACTGACTCTGTGAAACGATCAGCGTCAGACTCCACTCCGGTTCTGCAGACTCCTAGGGATGGGCTGATTG GCAAAGCCACGGCGGTGGAGATGAAAATTTCGCTTTTGGCGGATGTTGGAAATAAAGAGATCTTGCAGAGTGCCGGGGACAAGGCTGAAAAGCAGGAGAGCTGGGATGACGATGCTGAGACACAGGAAGGGCATGTCGGTGAAAAAGCACAAGAGAATTTGGCTGAAAATGAACAGTCAGCATCAATGCCTGATGACGACACACTAAATGACCCAGGGGATGTTCAGCAACGGGAGCAGAGTGACATTTCCAGTCAGACCGTAGAGCCTGACAGTACCTTAGGCAGTAATACACTTGCTTGGAGCTCAGTTGATGATGGAGATGACATAAATGAAAATGACATTGACGAGCACAGTCCAGTTCTTGAGCTGACATACAGTGTAGACGATGGAAGTTTAGAGGCCGACAGTCTGATAGCAGAAGGAGAGATCATGAGAGAGAGGGAAACGGAAGCGATTAACAGGGGGGGTGAAGGAGGCAAGGAAGTGGTGCAGGTAATAACAGGACCCGATGATGAGGTGGAAGATGAGACTGAGCAAGCCCTTTCCGATAAAGAAGCTGAAACTACTGAAAAGGGTAATAGTGATGGTCAACAAAGTGTTCAGAGTGCAGAGGAGATGAGAATAGAGGGTGGTGAGACTAAAACCCAAGAAGAAAGCTTAGACAGTAACAAGGAAGAGTGTGCAACAGGGAGTGCTGTCACTGAAAAAGTTTCAGATGAAGAGAATGAACTTGCTCAGGATCCTATAGAAAAGGCTGTTGAGGCTAATTGTATTGGTGAGGAAAGAGTTCAGAAAGCCGACGATACCCATATTGAAGGCAAAGAAATACAAGAGGAGGGTAATGTAAAGCAAGTAATAGAAGAAGCAGAAATCAAAGGCTTGGTAAAAGATGATGTTTTTGGTGACAAGAATGCGCAAAAGGCTGAACATAAAATTGCTCAGAGTCCTCCAGAAAAAAGTGATGAGAATAATTGTACTGGTGAGGAAGGAGTTCAGACTGCCGAGGATACCAATATAGAAGGCAAAGAAACACAAGAGGGAAGCAGAACAAATCTTGAGGGAAGTACAGCAACAGAGGGTGAAGTAAAACAAGCAGCAGAAACAGTAGAGGTTAAAGGGTTGGTAAAAGGTGAAGTTTTGGGTGAGAGGGATGCGATTTATGAGCAGGGAGCAATAGATGAATTGGTGAAGGAAAAGGAGCCAGGTGCAAGTACAGCAAATGAGGAAAAGGCTGAACATGAAATTGCTCCTGGACCTACAGAAAAAGTTGTTGAGGCTAATTGTACTGGTGAGGAAAGAGTGCAGACTGCCGAGGATACCAATATCGAAGGCAATGAAACACAAAAGGAAACCATAGACCGCACAAATGTGAAACAAGTAACAGAAAAAGTAGAGGCTGAAGGTTTGGCAGTGGACAAAGTTTTGGATGAAGAGAAGGTGATTCCTGAGCAAGGAGAAATAGATAAATTAATGGAGAACAAGGAGCCAGGGGCAAGTACAGGATCTGAGGAAAAGGTTGAACATGAAATTGCTCAGGGTCCTACAGAAAAAGTTGAAGAAAAAGTAAATCATGCTGGTGAGGATATAGTTAGGAGTGCTGAGGCTATCCATACAAAAGGAGCACAAGATGAAAACATAGACAGCACAGATATTATGGAAATGACAGTGACAGAAGGTGATGTAAGACAGGTAACAGAAAAAGTAGGGGATGAAAGTTTGGTTCAGTTAGAAAAGACAGGCATTACAGGTGAGTGCCAAGAGGAGTTGGATAGTGATGTAGTGAAGAGCAAAGATGCGAGTTCATGTGAGGCTCAGACGGAGCACGAGGAACAGGAAGGGGTTACCATGGAAACTAAAGCAGAGCAAATAGAAGAACATGAGCATGAATCCGGGGAGATTGAGGATAGTGAAAAGGCCCTACAAAGTATTGCAATTGATGAACCAGAGACTTCATGCAATGACAGCACAGTCATGGAGGAGGTGACTGTGGGATCAAATGTCCAGGCTGGCAATGAGAAAAAAGAATTAGTTTCTTTAGAGCCTGAAACAAAGCAGGAAGAAGAGGTCCTACCAAGAGATACAATGACCCCAACCGTTGTCCATCATGAGCCGGATTCAGAGGACAAAGGTGTAAGTGAGGAAGCCTTACAACACAGATCTGAGGATGAACCAGAAGTTAGTTGTGAAAGTGGCACAACCAACAACAATGTAGAAAGAGTGACTGATGAGAATGACAGTAAAGAAAACTATGGAGATATGACAGCTTCATGTGTTGTACAAGAAGATGACCAAGGAGAAGTCTCAATACCTCTGGAAGATAAGGGTGGAGATATTGAGGAAGTCAAGAATGAGATAGGCAACAGCAGCCAAAAAGATGAAGGAGAAGGACTTAAACAAGACGACTTGAAGAAGGAAGATTctgaaaagaaagtgcagagtCAGAAAACAACTGAAGACCAAAACGAAGAAGATAAACTTGAAAATGAAACCAATTTAGAAAGTCACACTGCAGCAGAGCAGAGTGTTGAAGGAATAGCAAATGTTGAAACTGTACAGGAAAATATCATGGATAGGGTCATAGATCAAGGGACTGGAGATGATGTAAAAGAGGAACCTTTGTTTGGTGGAGAGGGTCAAAAAGTAATTTCAGAAGACTACATTGAGATGATTGAAGAAGAAACGAGAACTGTAAACAAGGAATTGAAGGGAACAGAGAGTCGAAACGTAGGGCTAGCGGTTGTTAAAGATGTTGTTGGGTCTAAGAGAGAAACAGTAGCTCAGTTTGAAATCTGTGTGGAGAAAGTAGGTGCTGAACTTGACCACCAAGACAATTTAGATGAAAAAATACACCCTAAGAACCTTGAAACAGTTGGCACTGTCACAGAAGATAGTAAACCCAGTGAAAACTCTGAACTGTTACCAGCAGACAAAGTGGCTTCACAAAGTACCGTACAAGTAGAGACCCTTAAAGATGAGAAAATCAATCAAGGTCTTGAGCCAGCAGTCACAGTGGCAGATAATATCAAATCAGAATGCATGTTCCCTAATGGCAGTGAGCAGGAGAAAACTGATGTTAGCAAAGAGACAGCTGAAACAGTCATTCAGCAAACTACAGCTGATTTAAGCGGATGTGCTATATCGGAGGAAATGGATATTGCTGAGAAGAAAGTCGATGCATTTCATttggagaaagaaagagagagtaAAGACCAGCAGCCTCAACATGAACACCAAGACGAGGCCCAGGAAGTGAAGCAAGAGGAAGCGGTAGAAGAAAAGAGTGTGGAAAAAGTAGAGAACATTCCTGACGACATCCAAGAACAAGAGCAAGTACCTGCTAAAGAGGAAAAGCAGGATGAGACACAGCTCACACAAAAGGAAGTTCAAGAGGAGAAAGGTGAGACAGAGAAGGAGGAAGAAAAGGACaatgaggaagatgaggaaggaGAGTCATTCGACTTTGATGATGAAGTGGGACAGGATTTGGAAGAGTCGGATCAGAAAGTTTGCCTAGAAGATCCACTTAAGCAGAAACAGACACAGCAACAGGGTGCTGAAACAAACGATAGTAGTCCTGTGACCAAGACTGGTAGTCAAGATAAAGAACAAAGAAGTGAGAAGGGAGATGCAGATCAGCTTAAAACTAACGATTCAGAAAGTGAAAAGACAGGGGGAGAGCAAAACCAAAAGGAATTGGAGGAGGTTTGTTCTTCTGGTAGTCAGGAAAGTGTGAAGGAGTCGGGAGAGAGAGGGCAGCAGGGTGAGGACGGGACAGAGCAAGGAAACATAGGGAGGGGGCTCGAGAAGGAGCTGGGAGAGAGTATAAAAAGGCGAAGTATGTTTGAAGACAGTGTAGGGGAATCCGTGGGGCAGAAGCCAGACAGCGCACAGGGTAAGGAGGATAGCAATTCAGGAAGTACTGAGGATCTTGGAAAGCAAGATGCAGCCAAGGGGAGTAAGAAAGGAAAGGGGAAAAATAAGGATGAGTGTCAGATATCATGA
- the LOC121322717 gene encoding uncharacterized protein LOC121322717 isoform X16, producing MGTQGSGRKRIPNRERLTAEDDALNLIAREAESRLAAKRAARAEAREIRMKELERQQKEIYQVQKKYYGLDNKWGDIEQWMEDSERYSRRARRNTSMSDDDERMSVGSRGSLRPSEYSGFPGSSSRASSRASSARASPVLLEDSSSIAGFLRSSAHSSSSSVRSDLDDVTIPDFPDVEERPERDFAEKGSRSASTLSAATLASLGGSSSRRGSGDTSISADTEASIREIKDIHELKDQIQDVESRYMQGLKEMKDSLAEVEEKYRKAMVSNAQLDNEKSNFMFQVDTMKDSLMELEEQLAETRRELDEKVKEHERERHAHSVLKFQFNEMKENLRQSEELLAEIRQLKLKQESSVREVSDLQETIEWKDKKIGALERQKEYFDVIRTERDELRDEIVLLKDVIKKHGIVLGAELTSNGEVGDAVLDSTVHTDSVKRSASDSTPVLQTPRDGLIGKATAVEMKISLLADVGNKEILQSAGDKAEKQESWDDDAETQEGHVGEKAQENLAENEQSASMPDDDTLNDPGDVQQREQSDISSQTVEPDSTLGSNTLAWSSVDDGDDINENDIDEHSPVLELTYSVDDGSLEADSLIAEGEIMRERETEAINRGGEGGKEVVQVITGPDDEVEDETEQALSDKEAETTEKGNSDGQQSVQSAEEMRIEGGETKTQEESLDSNKEECATGSAVTEKVSDEENELAQDPIEKAVEANCIGEERVQKADDTHIEGKEIQEEGNVKQVIEEAEIKGLVKDDVFGDKNAQKAEHKIAQSPPEKSDENNCTGEEGVQTAEDTNIEGKETQEGSRTNLEGSTATEGEVKQAAETVEVKGLVKGEVLGERDAIYEQGAIDELVKEKEPGASTANEEKAEHEIAPGPTEKVVEANCTGEERVQTAEDTNIEGNETQKETIDRTNVKQVTEKVEAEGLAVDKVLDEEKVIPEQGEIDKLMENKEPGASTGSEEKVEHEIAQGPTEKVEEKVNHAGEDIVRSAEAIHTKGAQDENIDSTDIMEMTVTEGDVRQVTEKVGDESLVQLEKTGITGECQEELDSDVVKSKDASSCEAQTEHEEQEGVTMETKAEQIEEHEHESGEIEDSEKALQSIAIDEPETSCNDSTVMEEVTVGSNVQAGNEKKELVSLEPETKQEEEVLPRDTMTPTVVHHEPDSEDKGVSEEALQHRSEDEPEVSCESGTTNNNVERVTDENDSKENYGDMTASCVVQEDDQGEVSIPLEDKGGDIEEVKNEIGNSSQKDEGEGLKQDDLKKEDSEKKVQSQKTTEDQNEEDKLENETNLESHTAAEQSVEGIANVETVQENIMDRVIDQGTGDDVKEEPLFGGEGQKVISEDYIEMIEEETRTVNKELKGTESRNVGLAVVKDVVGSKRETVAQFEICVEKVGAELDHQDNLDEKIHPKNLETVGTVTEDSKPSENSELLPADKVASQSTVQVETLKDEKINQGLEPAVTVADNIKSECMFPNGSEQEKTDVSKETAETVIQQTTADLSGCAISEEMDIAEKKVDAFHLEKERESKDQQPQHEHQDEAQEVKQEEAVEEKSVEKVENIPDDIQEQEQVPAKEEKQDETQLTQKEVQEEKGETEKEEEKDNEEDEEGESFDFDDEVGQDLEESDQKVCLEDPLKQKQTQQQGAETNDSSPVTKTGSQDKEQRSEKGDADQLKTNDSESEKTGGEQNQKELEEVCSSGSQESVKESGERGQQGEDGTEQGNIGRGLEKELGESIKRRSMFEDSVGESVGQKPDSAQGKEDSNSGSTEDLGKQDAAKGSKKGKGKNKDECQIS from the exons GCGGAGTCCCGTTTGGCTGCGAAGCGAGCTGCACGGGCGGAGGCACGGGAGATCAGAATGAAGGAGCTGGAGAGACAGCAGAAAGAG ATCTATCAGGTTCAGAAG AAATATTACGGTCTGGACAACAAATGGGGCGATATCGAGCAGTGGATG GAAGACAGTGAGAGGTACTCCCGCCGAGCACGGAGAAACACCTCG ATGTCCGATGATGATGAGCGAATGTCCGTGGGCAGCCGTGGCAGCCTGAGG CCCTCGGAATACAGTGGTTTCCCGGGCTCCAGCTCCCGTGCTTCCTCCCGGGCAAGCTCGGCCCGTGCCAGCCCTGTG CTGCTGGAGGACTCCAGCTCCATAGCAGGATTCCTGCGCAGCTCggctcacagcagcagcagcagtgtgcgGAGTGACCTGGATGACGTCACCATTCCTGACTTCCCAGAC GTTGAAGAAAGACCGGAGAGGGACTTTGCTGAAAAG GGATCCCGCAGCGCTTCCACCCTGTCAGCTGCTACTCTTGCCTCTTTGGGCGGGTCTTCCTCCCGGAGAGGAAGTGGAGACACCTCGATCTCAGCCGATACAGAAGCCTCAATCCGAGAGATTAAG GATATTCATGAGCTAAAGGACCAGATTCAGGATGTGGAGAGCAGATACATGCAGGGGCTCAAAGAAATGAAG GACTCCCTGGCCGAGGTCGAGGAGAAGTACAGGAAGGCCATGGTGTCCAACGCCCAGCTGGACAACGAGAAGTCCAACTTCATGTTCCAGGTGGACACCATGAAGGACTCTCTGATGGAGCTGGAGGAGCAGCTGGCCGAGACGAGGAGAGAGTTAGACGAGAAGGTCAAG GAACATGAAAGAGAACGACACGCCCACTCTGTGTTGAAATTCCAGTTTAACGAGATGAAAGAAAACCTTAGACAAAGTGAAGAATTGTTAGCT GAAATTCGGCAGCTGAAACTGAAGCAGGAGAGCTCTGTTAGAGAGGTTTCAGACTTGCAGGAAACCATCGAATGGAAGGATAAAAAGATAGGG GCGTTAGAGAGGCAGAAGGAATATTTTGATGTAATCCGGACTGAGCGTGATGAGCTCAGAGATGAGATTGTCCTGCTCAAGGATGTAATAAAG AAACATGGGATAGTTCTAGGCGCAGAGCTGACAAGCAATGGAGAAGTGGGCGACGCAGTTCTTGACAGCACAGTCCACACTGACTCTGTGAAACGATCAGCGTCAGACTCCACTCCGGTTCTGCAGACTCCTAGGGATGGGCTGATTG GCAAAGCCACGGCGGTGGAGATGAAAATTTCGCTTTTGGCGGATGTTGGAAATAAAGAGATCTTGCAGAGTGCCGGGGACAAGGCTGAAAAGCAGGAGAGCTGGGATGACGATGCTGAGACACAGGAAGGGCATGTCGGTGAAAAAGCACAAGAGAATTTGGCTGAAAATGAACAGTCAGCATCAATGCCTGATGACGACACACTAAATGACCCAGGGGATGTTCAGCAACGGGAGCAGAGTGACATTTCCAGTCAGACCGTAGAGCCTGACAGTACCTTAGGCAGTAATACACTTGCTTGGAGCTCAGTTGATGATGGAGATGACATAAATGAAAATGACATTGACGAGCACAGTCCAGTTCTTGAGCTGACATACAGTGTAGACGATGGAAGTTTAGAGGCCGACAGTCTGATAGCAGAAGGAGAGATCATGAGAGAGAGGGAAACGGAAGCGATTAACAGGGGGGGTGAAGGAGGCAAGGAAGTGGTGCAGGTAATAACAGGACCCGATGATGAGGTGGAAGATGAGACTGAGCAAGCCCTTTCCGATAAAGAAGCTGAAACTACTGAAAAGGGTAATAGTGATGGTCAACAAAGTGTTCAGAGTGCAGAGGAGATGAGAATAGAGGGTGGTGAGACTAAAACCCAAGAAGAAAGCTTAGACAGTAACAAGGAAGAGTGTGCAACAGGGAGTGCTGTCACTGAAAAAGTTTCAGATGAAGAGAATGAACTTGCTCAGGATCCTATAGAAAAGGCTGTTGAGGCTAATTGTATTGGTGAGGAAAGAGTTCAGAAAGCCGACGATACCCATATTGAAGGCAAAGAAATACAAGAGGAGGGTAATGTAAAGCAAGTAATAGAAGAAGCAGAAATCAAAGGCTTGGTAAAAGATGATGTTTTTGGTGACAAGAATGCGCAAAAGGCTGAACATAAAATTGCTCAGAGTCCTCCAGAAAAAAGTGATGAGAATAATTGTACTGGTGAGGAAGGAGTTCAGACTGCCGAGGATACCAATATAGAAGGCAAAGAAACACAAGAGGGAAGCAGAACAAATCTTGAGGGAAGTACAGCAACAGAGGGTGAAGTAAAACAAGCAGCAGAAACAGTAGAGGTTAAAGGGTTGGTAAAAGGTGAAGTTTTGGGTGAGAGGGATGCGATTTATGAGCAGGGAGCAATAGATGAATTGGTGAAGGAAAAGGAGCCAGGTGCAAGTACAGCAAATGAGGAAAAGGCTGAACATGAAATTGCTCCTGGACCTACAGAAAAAGTTGTTGAGGCTAATTGTACTGGTGAGGAAAGAGTGCAGACTGCCGAGGATACCAATATCGAAGGCAATGAAACACAAAAGGAAACCATAGACCGCACAAATGTGAAACAAGTAACAGAAAAAGTAGAGGCTGAAGGTTTGGCAGTGGACAAAGTTTTGGATGAAGAGAAGGTGATTCCTGAGCAAGGAGAAATAGATAAATTAATGGAGAACAAGGAGCCAGGGGCAAGTACAGGATCTGAGGAAAAGGTTGAACATGAAATTGCTCAGGGTCCTACAGAAAAAGTTGAAGAAAAAGTAAATCATGCTGGTGAGGATATAGTTAGGAGTGCTGAGGCTATCCATACAAAAGGAGCACAAGATGAAAACATAGACAGCACAGATATTATGGAAATGACAGTGACAGAAGGTGATGTAAGACAGGTAACAGAAAAAGTAGGGGATGAAAGTTTGGTTCAGTTAGAAAAGACAGGCATTACAGGTGAGTGCCAAGAGGAGTTGGATAGTGATGTAGTGAAGAGCAAAGATGCGAGTTCATGTGAGGCTCAGACGGAGCACGAGGAACAGGAAGGGGTTACCATGGAAACTAAAGCAGAGCAAATAGAAGAACATGAGCATGAATCCGGGGAGATTGAGGATAGTGAAAAGGCCCTACAAAGTATTGCAATTGATGAACCAGAGACTTCATGCAATGACAGCACAGTCATGGAGGAGGTGACTGTGGGATCAAATGTCCAGGCTGGCAATGAGAAAAAAGAATTAGTTTCTTTAGAGCCTGAAACAAAGCAGGAAGAAGAGGTCCTACCAAGAGATACAATGACCCCAACCGTTGTCCATCATGAGCCGGATTCAGAGGACAAAGGTGTAAGTGAGGAAGCCTTACAACACAGATCTGAGGATGAACCAGAAGTTAGTTGTGAAAGTGGCACAACCAACAACAATGTAGAAAGAGTGACTGATGAGAATGACAGTAAAGAAAACTATGGAGATATGACAGCTTCATGTGTTGTACAAGAAGATGACCAAGGAGAAGTCTCAATACCTCTGGAAGATAAGGGTGGAGATATTGAGGAAGTCAAGAATGAGATAGGCAACAGCAGCCAAAAAGATGAAGGAGAAGGACTTAAACAAGACGACTTGAAGAAGGAAGATTctgaaaagaaagtgcagagtCAGAAAACAACTGAAGACCAAAACGAAGAAGATAAACTTGAAAATGAAACCAATTTAGAAAGTCACACTGCAGCAGAGCAGAGTGTTGAAGGAATAGCAAATGTTGAAACTGTACAGGAAAATATCATGGATAGGGTCATAGATCAAGGGACTGGAGATGATGTAAAAGAGGAACCTTTGTTTGGTGGAGAGGGTCAAAAAGTAATTTCAGAAGACTACATTGAGATGATTGAAGAAGAAACGAGAACTGTAAACAAGGAATTGAAGGGAACAGAGAGTCGAAACGTAGGGCTAGCGGTTGTTAAAGATGTTGTTGGGTCTAAGAGAGAAACAGTAGCTCAGTTTGAAATCTGTGTGGAGAAAGTAGGTGCTGAACTTGACCACCAAGACAATTTAGATGAAAAAATACACCCTAAGAACCTTGAAACAGTTGGCACTGTCACAGAAGATAGTAAACCCAGTGAAAACTCTGAACTGTTACCAGCAGACAAAGTGGCTTCACAAAGTACCGTACAAGTAGAGACCCTTAAAGATGAGAAAATCAATCAAGGTCTTGAGCCAGCAGTCACAGTGGCAGATAATATCAAATCAGAATGCATGTTCCCTAATGGCAGTGAGCAGGAGAAAACTGATGTTAGCAAAGAGACAGCTGAAACAGTCATTCAGCAAACTACAGCTGATTTAAGCGGATGTGCTATATCGGAGGAAATGGATATTGCTGAGAAGAAAGTCGATGCATTTCATttggagaaagaaagagagagtaAAGACCAGCAGCCTCAACATGAACACCAAGACGAGGCCCAGGAAGTGAAGCAAGAGGAAGCGGTAGAAGAAAAGAGTGTGGAAAAAGTAGAGAACATTCCTGACGACATCCAAGAACAAGAGCAAGTACCTGCTAAAGAGGAAAAGCAGGATGAGACACAGCTCACACAAAAGGAAGTTCAAGAGGAGAAAGGTGAGACAGAGAAGGAGGAAGAAAAGGACaatgaggaagatgaggaaggaGAGTCATTCGACTTTGATGATGAAGTGGGACAGGATTTGGAAGAGTCGGATCAGAAAGTTTGCCTAGAAGATCCACTTAAGCAGAAACAGACACAGCAACAGGGTGCTGAAACAAACGATAGTAGTCCTGTGACCAAGACTGGTAGTCAAGATAAAGAACAAAGAAGTGAGAAGGGAGATGCAGATCAGCTTAAAACTAACGATTCAGAAAGTGAAAAGACAGGGGGAGAGCAAAACCAAAAGGAATTGGAGGAGGTTTGTTCTTCTGGTAGTCAGGAAAGTGTGAAGGAGTCGGGAGAGAGAGGGCAGCAGGGTGAGGACGGGACAGAGCAAGGAAACATAGGGAGGGGGCTCGAGAAGGAGCTGGGAGAGAGTATAAAAAGGCGAAGTATGTTTGAAGACAGTGTAGGGGAATCCGTGGGGCAGAAGCCAGACAGCGCACAGGGTAAGGAGGATAGCAATTCAGGAAGTACTGAGGATCTTGGAAAGCAAGATGCAGCCAAGGGGAGTAAGAAAGGAAAGGGGAAAAATAAGGATGAGTGTCAGATATCATGA